One region of Bacillus pumilus genomic DNA includes:
- the fur gene encoding ferric iron uptake transcriptional regulator: protein MENRIDRIKKQLHSSSYKLTPQREATVRVLLENEEDHLSAEDVYLLVKEKSPEIGLATVYRTLELLTELKVVDKINFGDGVSRYDLRKEGAAHFHHHLVCMECGTVDEIEDDLLEDVEEIIERDWKFKIKDHRLTFHGICHRCHDDESGK, encoded by the coding sequence ATGGAAAATCGGATTGATCGAATTAAGAAACAGCTTCATTCTTCCAGCTATAAGCTCACGCCACAGCGTGAAGCAACAGTAAGAGTACTGCTTGAGAATGAAGAAGACCATTTAAGTGCAGAAGATGTATACCTCCTCGTAAAAGAGAAGTCTCCTGAAATTGGTCTTGCTACTGTTTATCGAACGTTAGAATTGCTAACTGAACTGAAAGTTGTTGATAAAATTAACTTTGGAGACGGCGTTTCGCGATATGATCTTCGCAAAGAAGGAGCCGCTCACTTCCATCATCATCTTGTCTGCATGGAATGCGGGACAGTCGATGAGATAGAAGATGATTTATTAGAAGATGTTGAAGAGATTATTGAACGTGACTGGAAATTTAAAATTAAGGATCATAGATTGACATTCCATGGTATTTGCCACCGGTGTCATGATGATGAATCCGGCAAATAA
- the spoIIM gene encoding stage II sporulation protein M produces the protein MRKKSWKEHLLQHVKDHLSIYLFVSVLFLMGVIFGAIIVNSMTISQKEDLFYYLNQFFGQLTNEKAAESKEMFLQSFLHHMKYLGLMWILGISIIGLPLIFLMIFLKGIVVGFTVGFLVNQMGLSGFFLSFVSVLPQNILLIPAYLVIGTCAIAFSIRLIGQLFMKKTISQAPVQWFARYASVLLMILALAALSSFFESYVSFMLMKKLAGVLF, from the coding sequence ATGCGGAAAAAGTCTTGGAAGGAACATCTTCTTCAGCACGTAAAAGACCATCTATCGATTTATTTGTTTGTCTCTGTACTCTTTTTAATGGGCGTGATTTTTGGGGCCATCATCGTCAATAGTATGACAATTAGTCAGAAAGAGGATTTATTCTATTATTTAAATCAATTTTTTGGTCAGCTGACAAATGAGAAAGCAGCAGAGTCAAAAGAAATGTTTTTGCAAAGCTTTTTGCATCATATGAAATATTTAGGTCTTATGTGGATACTAGGGATATCTATCATTGGCCTGCCGCTCATCTTTCTCATGATCTTTTTAAAGGGAATTGTCGTTGGGTTTACAGTTGGTTTTCTAGTAAATCAAATGGGGCTGAGTGGTTTTTTCCTTTCGTTCGTATCGGTTCTTCCGCAAAACATATTGCTTATTCCAGCCTATTTAGTGATTGGGACATGTGCGATTGCGTTTTCCATCCGTCTCATTGGGCAGCTGTTCATGAAAAAAACCATCAGTCAAGCACCTGTTCAGTGGTTCGCCCGTTATGCATCTGTTCTACTGATGATTTTAGCGCTTGCTGCACTTTCGTCCTTTTTTGAATCGTACGTCTCCTTCATGCTCATGAAAAAGCTAGCAGGTGTTCTTTTCTAA
- a CDS encoding S8 family peptidase yields MNVKSIGAGLCMASMMLASVTFGASHISAKEQAKKEYMIGFSSSVQDHTQKQLVEEAGGHVKESIEQIDMMKVSLNEASKKKLNQAKEVTFIEEDQKAKTSGQTIPYGIKSIKAQKVHKRGYAGQNVKVAVLDSGIDGKHEDLHVTGGVSFVPTESDPLVDPHEHGTHVAGTIAALDNKVGVVGVAPKASIYAVKVADENGDGYYSWIIKGIEWAIENDIDVINISMGGASESEALKEAVDRAYDKGILIVASAGNAGSYGSLNTVDYPAKYSSVIAVASVDQRKQRAFDSSVGEEVEVSAPGVSTLSTIPHNEYGYKSGTSMASPHVAGAAAVILSKHPNLTNDEVRERLSKTATQLGDPFYYGAGLVNVQKAAR; encoded by the coding sequence GTGAACGTCAAGTCAATTGGAGCAGGGCTTTGTATGGCAAGTATGATGCTGGCATCGGTCACGTTCGGCGCCTCACATATTTCTGCAAAGGAGCAAGCGAAAAAAGAGTACATGATCGGCTTTTCTTCTTCCGTTCAAGATCATACACAAAAACAGCTTGTTGAAGAAGCTGGTGGACATGTAAAAGAATCCATAGAGCAGATAGATATGATGAAAGTTTCCTTGAATGAGGCATCGAAAAAGAAACTAAATCAGGCAAAAGAAGTGACCTTCATTGAGGAGGACCAAAAGGCAAAAACAAGCGGTCAAACGATCCCATATGGCATCAAAAGCATCAAAGCACAAAAGGTACATAAACGGGGATACGCTGGACAAAATGTCAAAGTAGCCGTTCTTGACAGCGGCATTGATGGCAAACATGAAGATCTACATGTCACCGGGGGAGTCAGCTTTGTTCCAACAGAGTCAGATCCGCTTGTTGACCCGCATGAACACGGGACGCATGTGGCGGGCACAATTGCAGCGTTAGATAATAAGGTAGGTGTCGTTGGTGTTGCGCCAAAAGCTTCAATCTATGCGGTCAAGGTGGCAGATGAAAATGGTGATGGCTACTATAGCTGGATCATTAAAGGAATTGAATGGGCTATTGAGAATGACATAGATGTCATCAATATTAGTATGGGAGGAGCAAGTGAATCTGAAGCGCTGAAAGAAGCGGTAGATCGAGCATATGACAAGGGTATTCTCATTGTGGCTTCTGCTGGGAATGCAGGAAGTTATGGCTCTCTCAACACAGTTGACTATCCAGCTAAATACAGCTCAGTGATAGCGGTTGCTTCTGTTGACCAAAGAAAACAAAGAGCTTTTGATTCATCTGTAGGCGAAGAAGTGGAAGTTTCAGCACCAGGCGTTTCAACGCTCAGTACCATTCCCCATAATGAATATGGCTACAAGAGCGGGACATCCATGGCATCACCGCATGTAGCAGGAGCTGCGGCTGTCATTCTATCAAAACATCCGAATCTGACAAACGATGAAGTGCGCGAGAGACTTTCAAAAACGGCTACACAGCTTGGAGATCCTTTTTACTATGGTGCCGGGCTTGTGAACGTACAAAAAGCGGCACGATAA
- a CDS encoding GNAT family N-acetyltransferase — protein MNQVNWTCETFEQLTKEDLYLILMERVNVFVVEQTCPYPEIDHRDQEAFHLMAKEDGTIVAYCRIFQSGIMYEEASIGRVLVTEAGRKKGYGKMLLSKALEKLSELGETSVKIQAQAYLKSFYESFGFKAVSDCYDEDGIPHLDMVKTER, from the coding sequence ATGAATCAAGTTAACTGGACATGTGAAACGTTTGAACAATTGACAAAAGAGGATCTTTACCTGATTTTAATGGAAAGAGTCAATGTGTTTGTTGTTGAACAAACATGCCCTTACCCTGAAATTGATCACCGGGACCAAGAAGCCTTTCATCTGATGGCAAAAGAGGATGGCACGATTGTGGCTTATTGCCGAATTTTTCAAAGCGGAATCATGTACGAAGAGGCGTCCATTGGCCGCGTTCTTGTGACAGAGGCAGGTCGAAAAAAAGGCTATGGAAAAATGCTACTTAGCAAGGCTTTGGAAAAGCTGAGTGAATTAGGTGAAACAAGTGTCAAAATTCAGGCGCAGGCCTACCTGAAGTCGTTTTACGAATCCTTTGGTTTTAAGGCCGTTTCAGATTGTTATGATGAAGATGGAATTCCCCATCTTGATATGGTGAAAACAGAAAGATAG
- a CDS encoding TIGR00375 family protein, with translation MREFFADIHIHIGRTRTGRAVKITGARSLTIDQIFIEATQSKGMGMIGVIDAQSPEVLEELIEGVEEGKYTELSDGGLSFGQTVLLLGSELEINDNHSKGPIHVLAFMPTLRKMTEFSAWLALHMKNVHLSSQRLYVDGKTLQHKVKELGGLFIPAHIFTPHKSLFGKGVSTSLTEVFDPDLIDAVELGLSCDTSMASQLSELNRYPFLTNSDAHSLGKIAREYTKIRMDHASFAEFKLALEGKEGRAITGNYGLAPRLGKYYHTTCEKCGVRPRALDQEKCQACGHTRMTKGVSERLKELADQESDNGTRPPYVHQLPLQFIPGVGAKTLEKLKAVFHTEMNILHQATEQELKAVLPEKTANYIIKARKGEVELIAGGGGVYGKVDINHESS, from the coding sequence ATGAGGGAGTTTTTTGCAGACATCCATATTCATATCGGCAGAACAAGAACAGGCAGAGCTGTTAAAATTACAGGTGCAAGGTCACTGACAATTGACCAAATTTTCATTGAAGCAACGCAAAGTAAAGGGATGGGGATGATTGGTGTGATTGATGCACAATCTCCAGAAGTCCTAGAAGAATTAATAGAGGGTGTAGAAGAAGGCAAGTACACTGAACTAAGTGATGGCGGTCTATCATTTGGACAGACCGTGCTGCTTTTAGGCAGTGAATTAGAAATTAACGATAACCATTCAAAAGGTCCGATTCACGTGCTTGCATTTATGCCCACACTGCGCAAAATGACTGAGTTCTCCGCATGGCTCGCGCTTCATATGAAAAATGTGCATTTAAGTTCACAGCGCCTCTATGTGGATGGGAAAACACTTCAGCATAAGGTCAAGGAGCTAGGAGGCTTATTTATTCCTGCTCATATTTTCACTCCTCATAAAAGCTTATTTGGCAAAGGAGTCAGCACGTCTTTAACGGAAGTATTCGATCCGGACCTCATTGATGCTGTTGAACTAGGACTTAGCTGCGATACGTCAATGGCATCCCAGTTAAGCGAACTGAACCGTTATCCCTTTTTAACGAATTCAGACGCTCATTCTTTAGGGAAAATCGCGCGAGAATATACAAAAATCCGCATGGACCATGCCTCTTTTGCCGAATTCAAACTAGCCCTTGAAGGGAAAGAAGGGAGAGCCATCACAGGAAATTATGGGCTCGCCCCGCGTCTTGGGAAGTACTATCATACAACCTGCGAGAAGTGCGGAGTAAGACCTCGCGCGCTAGATCAAGAAAAGTGCCAAGCATGCGGACATACCCGGATGACAAAAGGAGTGAGCGAGCGTTTAAAGGAGCTTGCTGACCAAGAAAGTGACAATGGAACAAGACCTCCTTATGTTCATCAGCTTCCACTTCAATTTATTCCGGGTGTTGGAGCCAAAACGCTGGAGAAGCTAAAAGCCGTGTTTCACACAGAGATGAATATCCTTCATCAAGCAACAGAACAAGAACTAAAAGCTGTCCTGCCAGAAAAAACAGCCAATTACATCATCAAAGCAAGAAAAGGTGAAGTCGAACTGATCGCTGGCGGGGGCGGAGTATACGGTAAGGTGGATATCAATCATGAATCAAGTTAA
- a CDS encoding NUDIX hydrolase, producing MKDFEEKTLSTKELYNGKIIDLVLEDVQLPNGKQGKREIIKHPGAVAVIARTDENKIILVKQYRKALERAIVEIPAGKLEPGEEPAHTALRELEEETGYTTQKLQKLTAFYTSPGFADEIVHMYLADQLVQLEEKRELDEDEFVEVMEVSLEEALHLIEKQHIYDAKTAYAIQYLQLQEVLKSTK from the coding sequence TTGAAGGACTTTGAAGAAAAAACATTATCGACTAAAGAATTATACAACGGAAAAATCATTGATTTGGTTCTTGAAGATGTACAATTGCCAAATGGAAAACAAGGCAAACGCGAAATCATCAAACATCCTGGTGCAGTAGCCGTCATTGCTCGGACAGACGAAAATAAAATCATCTTGGTCAAGCAATACCGTAAAGCACTAGAGAGAGCCATCGTTGAAATTCCGGCTGGTAAATTAGAGCCAGGGGAAGAGCCGGCACATACAGCACTACGAGAATTAGAAGAAGAAACAGGATACACCACTCAGAAGCTTCAAAAGCTGACAGCCTTTTATACATCACCAGGTTTTGCAGATGAAATCGTCCACATGTATCTTGCAGATCAGCTAGTTCAGCTTGAAGAAAAAAGAGAGCTGGATGAAGATGAATTTGTTGAAGTGATGGAAGTTTCATTAGAAGAAGCCTTGCACCTCATTGAAAAGCAGCATATTTATGATGCAAAAACAGCCTATGCCATACAGTACTTACAACTGCAAGAGGTACTTAAGTCAACAAAATGA
- a CDS encoding aldo/keto reductase — MKKRRIGTTDLLVSEAALGCMSLGTEKGKALSLLDEAIDLGINYLDTADLYDFGTNEEIVGEAIKNRRQDLILATKGGNRFEKGKSGWDWDPSKAYIKEAVKQSLKRLQTDYIDLYQLHGGTIDDPIDETIEAFEELVEEGVIRYYGISSIRPNVIKEYAKKSNIVSVMMQYSLLDRRPEEWFSLLEEQGISVVARGPLAKGLLTEKPLSQASAAIQKNGYLQYSFDELQQIIPSLKKVAYDLSLTELSIQYLLQHSAVSSVVFGASSVEQLKENAAAANARSLSDQEVKALTYYTKPSVYEAHRFK, encoded by the coding sequence TTGAAAAAAAGACGAATTGGTACAACGGATCTTTTGGTGAGCGAAGCGGCTCTAGGATGTATGTCCCTAGGAACAGAAAAAGGAAAAGCGCTCTCTTTATTAGATGAAGCCATTGATCTTGGAATTAACTATTTGGATACAGCCGATTTATATGATTTTGGGACAAATGAGGAAATTGTCGGGGAAGCGATTAAAAACAGGCGGCAAGATTTAATTTTGGCCACAAAAGGCGGCAACCGCTTTGAAAAAGGCAAATCTGGCTGGGACTGGGACCCTTCAAAGGCATACATAAAAGAAGCCGTAAAACAAAGCCTCAAGCGGCTGCAAACAGATTATATTGATTTATACCAACTGCACGGAGGCACGATCGATGACCCTATCGATGAGACGATTGAGGCTTTTGAAGAATTAGTGGAAGAAGGCGTTATTCGCTATTATGGCATCTCTTCTATCCGTCCAAACGTCATTAAAGAATACGCCAAAAAATCAAACATCGTCAGCGTCATGATGCAATATAGTTTACTCGACCGCCGTCCAGAGGAATGGTTCTCTCTTCTTGAAGAACAAGGCATTAGTGTTGTGGCAAGAGGACCTTTAGCAAAAGGGCTTTTAACCGAAAAACCACTTTCACAAGCAAGTGCAGCGATTCAAAAAAACGGATATCTTCAATATTCATTTGACGAGCTACAGCAGATCATTCCTTCTTTAAAGAAAGTCGCTTATGACCTATCACTCACAGAGCTCTCCATTCAATATTTGCTTCAGCATTCTGCGGTCAGTTCCGTTGTATTTGGCGCAAGCTCGGTGGAACAATTAAAAGAAAATGCGGCAGCGGCCAATGCACGTTCTTTAAGTGACCAAGAAGTAAAAGCATTGACTTACTATACAAAACCATCCGTGTACGAGGCGCACCGGTTTAAATGA
- a CDS encoding antimicrobial peptide LCI: MKVIWTGENIKAKKGSTDASFFISSLRLINTQVLPAPSIPPSFKSLFITNIVFKTLLIEGRTTYNEGVLQYLGTEMIYMKMRKTMAGVALSLGLLLPVSGQALATNDLTNADLRTKATSIVDCSVTPFKGASNRLCMYSDNGSFANSFSRFGTTFYLKGKSGNYAYYESAR; the protein is encoded by the coding sequence ATGAAAGTCATTTGGACTGGAGAAAATATAAAAGCTAAAAAAGGGAGCACTGATGCTTCTTTTTTTATATCATCATTGAGATTGATCAACACACAAGTGCTTCCGGCTCCTTCGATTCCTCCTTCATTTAAATCCCTTTTTATAACAAATATAGTATTTAAGACCCTTTTGATAGAAGGTCGTACTACTTATAATGAAGGTGTATTACAATATTTGGGAACGGAGATGATTTACATGAAAATGAGAAAAACAATGGCTGGAGTCGCTTTATCTTTAGGATTGCTTTTACCTGTTTCGGGACAAGCTCTTGCTACAAATGATTTAACGAATGCGGATTTGCGTACAAAGGCTACTTCAATTGTAGATTGTTCTGTAACTCCTTTTAAAGGCGCAAGTAATCGATTATGTATGTATTCGGATAACGGTTCTTTTGCAAATAGTTTCAGTCGTTTTGGTACGACATTTTATCTTAAAGGCAAATCTGGAAATTATGCATATTACGAAAGTGCAAGATAA
- a CDS encoding YqkE family protein, with translation MKKNNDQAKLKDGINENLKQQLLQMKQNLAAETEKREEQKRQDLLRQQKEKEKNKSFSELLDESHLDWRKYKS, from the coding sequence ATGAAAAAGAACAATGATCAAGCGAAATTAAAGGACGGCATAAACGAGAATCTCAAACAGCAGCTCCTTCAAATGAAGCAGAATCTGGCCGCCGAGACAGAAAAAAGAGAAGAACAAAAACGACAAGACCTCCTTCGGCAGCAGAAAGAAAAAGAAAAAAACAAAAGCTTCTCCGAGCTGCTAGATGAAAGTCATTTGGACTGGAGAAAATATAAAAGCTAA
- a CDS encoding alpha/beta hydrolase, whose product MKKWIAILAFILCPLVAIGIFFTNKMMYIRKLTDEELIKREADEGHYHHEEFQQLNKEKVCIPSAFGYDLHGYFVPHPHSHTTRTIVLCHGVTVSLINSVKYMKLFQKLGWNVMLYDHRRHGMSGGKTTSYGYYEKEDLAKVVKWLRQKLGENAIIGIHGESMGAVTTLLYAAKPEASANFYIADCPFASFEDQLLYRLKTDFRLSGQWILPLSDRVLKWRDGYSIRQVSPLDVIDQVREPVLFIHSLHDDYIPCEQSQQLYARKKGDKQLFIAPHGAHAMSFSENKEAYEQEVQVFLQPFESNEDKRGE is encoded by the coding sequence ATGAAAAAATGGATCGCTATACTCGCCTTCATATTATGTCCGCTCGTTGCAATCGGCATTTTTTTCACCAATAAAATGATGTATATTCGAAAATTAACAGATGAAGAGCTCATCAAACGAGAAGCAGATGAAGGGCATTATCATCATGAAGAGTTTCAACAGCTTAACAAAGAGAAAGTGTGTATTCCTTCAGCATTTGGTTATGATCTTCATGGCTATTTTGTGCCGCATCCGCATTCGCATACAACACGCACCATTGTACTTTGTCATGGCGTCACAGTCAGTTTAATAAATTCCGTTAAGTATATGAAATTATTCCAAAAGCTTGGATGGAATGTGATGCTTTATGATCATAGACGACATGGAATGAGTGGCGGGAAAACCACGAGTTATGGATACTACGAAAAAGAAGATTTAGCGAAGGTCGTGAAGTGGCTTAGACAAAAACTTGGGGAAAATGCCATTATCGGTATACATGGAGAATCTATGGGGGCAGTCACGACTTTGTTATATGCCGCAAAGCCGGAAGCAAGCGCCAATTTTTACATAGCTGACTGTCCTTTTGCTTCTTTTGAGGATCAGCTTCTCTATCGATTAAAAACAGATTTTCGTCTTTCAGGGCAATGGATTCTTCCACTAAGTGATCGAGTGTTAAAATGGCGGGATGGATACAGCATTCGGCAAGTGTCACCGCTTGATGTGATCGATCAGGTGAGAGAACCTGTGCTTTTTATCCATAGTCTTCATGATGACTATATTCCATGCGAGCAGAGTCAGCAGCTATATGCTCGAAAAAAAGGTGATAAACAGCTATTTATAGCGCCGCACGGGGCACACGCGATGTCTTTTAGTGAAAATAAAGAAGCTTACGAACAAGAAGTTCAAGTATTCCTTCAACCATTTGAATCAAATGAAGATAAAAGAGGAGAATGA
- a CDS encoding tetratricopeptide repeat protein produces MKLKLSSPQVGIKINEWYRQICGFHVMKAEKLKAEIEQEILEMEQDQNLLLFYQLMDFRHKVMLEYFEPAKKASNDEEIKNLLETIEHSQTKLTDMLEYYVHFFTGMFEFEQQNYLSAIAYYRSAEKKLNLISDDIERAEFYFKLAEIYYHMKQTHFSMHYALQALNTYSAYRTYTLRIIHCEFVIGANYDDLKCYEHALPYFKNALNRARSIGNPRVIGSALFNLGNCYYQMNDLAEASRYLKDSLEVFEKENLTHLNRSLDPLFMLTQILFKQKQIEESLTLYQKGIMKACELEDEIYICKFQFLKALYVDAEITIIDDTLDLLEDKRLYPDIEELALDAAHYYNELGLYEASTRFYERKIQAISKIQNGGHLYENEFDSSFIGSNCRIIGHESAAIGRESYGTGGQTPYNSSDYRIS; encoded by the coding sequence TTGAAGCTCAAGCTGTCATCGCCTCAGGTTGGAATTAAAATAAACGAATGGTATAGGCAGATTTGCGGATTTCATGTCATGAAAGCAGAGAAGCTGAAGGCCGAGATCGAGCAGGAAATTCTGGAGATGGAGCAAGATCAAAACTTGTTGCTGTTTTACCAGCTGATGGATTTTCGCCATAAGGTGATGCTTGAATATTTTGAACCGGCAAAGAAAGCCTCAAATGATGAAGAAATTAAAAACCTGCTAGAAACGATCGAACATTCGCAAACGAAATTAACGGACATGCTTGAATACTATGTTCATTTTTTCACAGGAATGTTTGAGTTTGAACAGCAAAACTATTTAAGTGCCATTGCCTATTACCGTTCAGCAGAAAAAAAGCTCAATCTCATATCAGATGATATAGAAAGAGCAGAATTTTACTTTAAATTAGCTGAAATATACTACCACATGAAACAAACCCACTTTTCGATGCACTATGCCTTGCAAGCGTTAAATACGTACTCTGCCTACAGAACGTACACGCTGAGAATCATCCACTGTGAATTTGTCATCGGTGCAAACTATGATGATTTGAAATGCTATGAACATGCATTGCCCTACTTTAAAAATGCTCTAAATCGAGCACGATCGATTGGAAACCCTCGAGTCATAGGTTCGGCCCTTTTCAACTTAGGTAACTGTTATTACCAAATGAACGATCTTGCGGAAGCAAGCCGTTATCTGAAAGACTCTCTTGAAGTGTTTGAAAAGGAGAATTTAACCCATCTTAATCGCTCTCTAGACCCACTATTTATGCTCACCCAAATCCTGTTTAAACAAAAACAAATAGAAGAGTCGTTAACCCTCTATCAAAAAGGTATTATGAAAGCCTGTGAATTAGAAGATGAAATTTACATCTGCAAATTTCAGTTCTTAAAAGCATTATACGTTGATGCAGAAATAACGATCATAGACGATACATTAGACCTGCTCGAGGACAAGCGCTTATACCCAGACATTGAGGAATTGGCACTTGATGCGGCTCATTATTACAATGAGCTTGGACTGTATGAAGCATCGACACGGTTTTACGAACGGAAGATTCAAGCCATATCAAAAATTCAAAATGGGGGTCATTTATATGAAAACGAGTTTGATAGTTCTTTTATTGGCAGCAACTGCAGGATTATCGGTCATGAGTCAGCAGCAATCGGAAGAGAGTCATATGGAACTGGCGGGCAGACACCATACAACAGTAGTGACTATCGCATAAGTTAG
- a CDS encoding YqkC family protein, producing MDQKLRVIQNTAQNKTWVSFLNNNHPYTLLHWSIGGMDSVKKDVWLLQDEVTFETEEFPTLELAVNWIKENMEQVTDVL from the coding sequence GTGGATCAGAAGCTTAGAGTGATACAAAACACGGCACAAAATAAAACATGGGTGTCGTTTTTAAATAACAATCATCCCTATACCCTTTTGCACTGGTCAATAGGTGGAATGGATTCGGTGAAAAAGGATGTTTGGCTTCTTCAGGATGAAGTCACATTTGAAACGGAAGAATTCCCAACGCTCGAATTAGCTGTCAATTGGATCAAAGAGAATATGGAACAGGTAACAGATGTATTATAA
- a CDS encoding iron-sulfur cluster biosynthesis family protein — translation MYIHITEQAKTYIEKQQTGNETKELLLRYDSEGCGCAVSGVPMLWLTSERTGEWEQLKNSQHLKLYIHIAQKVFFDEEMTIDFNEKANTLMLKSPQQILSPRMGILVK, via the coding sequence ATGTATATTCACATCACAGAACAGGCTAAAACATATATAGAAAAACAGCAAACAGGAAACGAAACTAAGGAATTACTGCTTCGCTACGATTCAGAAGGTTGTGGCTGTGCAGTGAGTGGCGTACCAATGCTTTGGTTAACAAGTGAAAGAACAGGTGAATGGGAACAACTTAAAAATAGCCAACATTTAAAACTATATATACACATTGCACAGAAGGTATTTTTTGATGAGGAAATGACCATCGATTTTAATGAAAAAGCCAATACATTGATGCTGAAAAGTCCTCAGCAAATACTCAGTCCAAGAATGGGCATACTTGTAAAGTAA
- a CDS encoding expansin EXLX1 family cellulose-binding protein, which produces MKKRLSLCFIGALILMLSFAVPNMKAASVLDEVRESYATYTGSGYSGGAALLDPIPSDMKITALNPHDYNYKGINAALAGAYLEVKGPKGKTVVYVTDKYPEGAKGALDLSHNAFAKIGNMADGKIPISWKIVKAPISGNVVYRIKEGSSKWWAAIQVRNHKYPIMKMEYYKDGQWVNMEKTDYNHFLGFNMGSKSLPVRITDIRGVIVKDKLPALPSTAASQAYTVKGNVQLPN; this is translated from the coding sequence GTGAAAAAAAGATTATCTCTCTGCTTCATCGGGGCACTGATATTGATGTTGAGTTTCGCTGTGCCAAACATGAAAGCGGCATCTGTCCTTGATGAAGTACGAGAAAGCTATGCAACTTATACGGGATCTGGTTACTCAGGGGGCGCCGCATTATTAGATCCTATTCCATCTGACATGAAAATTACGGCTTTAAATCCCCATGACTATAACTATAAAGGGATAAATGCGGCACTTGCAGGGGCTTACCTTGAAGTAAAGGGTCCAAAAGGAAAAACCGTTGTGTATGTAACCGATAAATATCCAGAAGGAGCGAAAGGAGCTCTTGATCTTTCTCATAATGCCTTTGCCAAAATCGGCAATATGGCAGATGGGAAAATCCCAATTAGTTGGAAAATTGTAAAAGCACCGATTAGCGGAAATGTAGTTTACAGAATAAAAGAAGGTAGCAGTAAGTGGTGGGCTGCGATTCAAGTGCGCAATCATAAATATCCGATTATGAAAATGGAATATTACAAAGATGGACAATGGGTGAACATGGAAAAGACAGACTACAACCATTTCCTTGGATTTAATATGGGGTCTAAATCTCTTCCTGTTCGAATCACAGATATCCGCGGGGTCATCGTAAAGGATAAATTACCCGCTCTTCCATCTACTGCTGCTTCACAGGCCTATACTGTAAAAGGCAATGTTCAGCTTCCTAATTAA